The Bradyrhizobium ottawaense genome window below encodes:
- a CDS encoding glycosyltransferase, whose amino-acid sequence MDDEFRQRLEQRMEQLENRVALLERNQDLIAAGQRRSSLRSLWRRPPMWTFEQYPPRLLNLTAFPPAPSIHENAPRIAMVTPSYNQAQYLGATIDSIVSQNYPNLYYHVQDGASIDGTADLLKGRGESISWRSEPDSGQSNAINLGFAGVDSEIMAYLNSDDMLLPGTLAYVANYFTSHPHVDIVYGHRVFVDREGLEVGRAVLPPHDGRALQYADYIPQETMFWRRRVWDRVGPIDESFHYAMDWDFILRAQAAGFKFVRLPRFLACFRIHDAQKTASTYAIGVREMGILRRRALGFDPTQIQIRRAIAPYLARQVVFHYAHKLSLLGY is encoded by the coding sequence ATGGACGACGAGTTCAGGCAGCGCCTCGAACAGCGAATGGAGCAGCTCGAAAATCGCGTCGCGCTGCTCGAAAGGAATCAGGATCTCATCGCCGCCGGGCAAAGGCGATCCTCGCTCCGGAGCCTCTGGCGGCGTCCGCCGATGTGGACTTTCGAGCAATATCCTCCGCGCCTGCTCAACCTGACGGCCTTCCCGCCGGCACCCTCGATCCACGAAAATGCACCGCGGATCGCGATGGTCACGCCGAGCTACAACCAGGCGCAATATCTCGGCGCCACGATCGACAGCATCGTGAGCCAGAACTATCCGAACCTGTATTACCACGTGCAGGACGGCGCCTCGATCGACGGCACGGCTGATCTCCTGAAGGGCCGCGGCGAGAGCATCAGCTGGAGGAGCGAACCTGACAGCGGACAATCGAACGCCATCAATCTCGGCTTCGCCGGCGTCGACAGCGAGATCATGGCCTATCTCAACAGCGACGACATGCTGCTGCCGGGGACGCTGGCCTATGTTGCCAACTACTTCACATCGCATCCGCATGTCGACATCGTCTATGGCCATCGCGTCTTCGTCGATCGCGAGGGACTCGAGGTCGGCCGTGCCGTGCTGCCGCCCCATGACGGGCGCGCGCTGCAATATGCCGACTATATCCCGCAGGAGACGATGTTCTGGCGCAGGCGCGTGTGGGACAGAGTCGGTCCGATCGACGAGAGCTTCCACTACGCGATGGATTGGGACTTCATCCTGCGGGCACAGGCCGCGGGATTCAAATTCGTGCGCCTGCCGCGATTTCTCGCCTGCTTCCGAATCCATGATGCCCAGAAGACGGCATCGACCTACGCGATCGGCGTCCGGGAGATGGGCATCTTGAGGCGCCGCGCTCTCGGCTTCGATCCGACACAGATACAGATTCGCCGCGCCATCGCCCCCTATCTCGCGAGGCAGGTCGTCTTTCACTACGCCCACAAGCTGAGCCTGCTGGGGTACTGA